A window of the Hordeum vulgare subsp. vulgare chromosome 5H, MorexV3_pseudomolecules_assembly, whole genome shotgun sequence genome harbors these coding sequences:
- the LOC123397705 gene encoding putrescine hydroxycinnamoyltransferase-like, producing MDVKVVSSKIVKPRYAEGAPRPDTTEHVPSSVFDKITYHIQMAIIYAFQAPAPSTEDIERGLAQVLSVYRLFAGQVRAGPDGAPGVLLNDHGARLVEAHVDGATLVEFAPPKPSPVVLQLHPDLEGDVQEVVQVQLTRFACGSLAVGFTANHAVADGHATSDFLVAWGRAARGLDISGPSLTPPPHNHPDLFRPRDPPVVNFEHRGVEYYRPSSSGPKQGEGGHHGADNVIIHKAHFTKDFIAGLRAKASEGRGRPFSRFETTLAHLWRTMTRARGLSPDETSTIRISVDGRRRLSAPPGYFGNLVLWAFPRTTVGDLLSRPLKHAAQTIHDAVARLDGAYFQSLVDFASSGAVEREGLEKTAVLKDVLCPDMEVDSWLTFPFYELDFGAGSPSYFMPSYFPTEGMLFLVPSYLGDGSVDAFVPVFQHNLEAFKQCCYAMD from the coding sequence ATGGACGTGAAGGTGGTGAGCTCCAAGATCGTCAAGCCGCGGTACGCCGAGGGCGCGCCGCGGCCGGACACCACGGAGCACGTGCCGTCCTCGGtgttcgacaagatcacgtaccacATCCAGATGGCCATCATCTACGCCTTCCAGGCGCCGGCGCCCTCCACGGAAGACATCGAGCGCGGCCTCGCCCAAGTGCTGTCCGTGTACCGCCTGTTCGCCGGTCAGGTCCGCGCAGGCCCGGACGGTGCACCGGGTGTGCTGCTCAACGACCACGGCGCGCGGCTCGTCGAGGCGCATGTTGACGGGGCCACACTGGTCGAGTTCGCGCCGCCAAAGCCGTCGCCCGTCGTGCTGCAGCTGCACCCGGACCTCGAGGGCGACGTGCAAGAGGTGGTGCAGGTCCAGCTCACGCGGTTCGCGTGCGGTTCGCTCGCCGTCGGGTTCACGGCCAACCACGCCGTCGCCGACGGCCACGCCACCAGCGACTTCCTCGTCGCGTGGGGTCGCGCCGCGCGAGGGCTGGACATCTCCGGCCCGTCGCTGACGCCGCCGCCGCACAACCACCCCGACCTCTTCCGGCCGCGTGACCCGCCAGTCGTGAACTTCGAGCACCGCGGCGTCGAGTACTACCGGCCTTCGTCCAGCGGCCCCAAGCAGGGCGAGGGCGGGCACCACGGCGCCGACAACGTGATCATACACAAGGCGCACTTCACCAAGGACTTCATCGCCGGGCTGCGCGCCAAGGCATCAGAGGGGCGCGGCCGGCCGTTCAGCCGGTTCGAGACCACGCTCGCGCACCTGTGGCGTACCATGACGCGCGCGCGTGGGCTCAGCCCCGACGAGACCTCCACCATCCGCATCTCCGTAGACGGGCGGCGGCGCCTTTCCGCCCCGCCGGGCTACTTCGGCAACCTGGTCCTCTGGGCGTTCCCGCGCACTACGGTGGGGGACCTGCTTAGCCGGCCGCTGAAGCACGCGGCGCAGACGATCCACGACGCGGTGGCCCGCCTCGACGGCGCATACTTCCAGTCGCTGGTGGACTTTGCGAGCTCCGGCGCCGTGGAGCGGGAGGGGCTGGAGAAGACGGCGGTGCTGAAGGACGTGCTGTGCCCGGACATGGAGGTGGACAGCTGGTTGACGTTCCCGTTCTACGAGCTGGACTTCGGCGCCGGCAGCCCGAGCTACTTCATGCCGTCCTACTTCCCAACGGAGGGGATGCTCTTCCTGGTGCCGTCCTACCTCGGCGACGGCAGCGTCGACGCCTTCGTCCCCGTCTTCCAGCACAACCTCGAGGCCTTCAAGCAGTGCTGCTACGCCATGGACTAA